The proteins below come from a single Prosthecobacter sp. SYSU 5D2 genomic window:
- the cimA gene encoding citramalate synthase, with protein sequence MSVPVTIYDTTLRDGTQGTGISFSTLDKIRVAEKLDEFGVHYIEGGWPGSNPKDAAFFQEAAKRTWKNAKITAFGMTRRGKAKVEDDAQVQMLLDAATPAVTIVGKTWPLHVTEVFQVSLEENLAMIADTVAYLKKNGREVLYDAEHFFDSFREDPEYSLKTVKAAKDAGADLVVLCETNGGALPEWVEEVTRKVIAHLGCPVGIHTHNDGGVGVANALAAVRAGACQVQGTINGYGERVGNCNLITVMPNLQLKMGYDLGLDLTRLRELAFFVDELANVPHDIRAPYVGLAAFTHKGGLHVHAVQKLARTYEHVDPSLVGNERVITISDMSGQSNVLMKAETMGVALTKGSPEVQKILSTVKSLESDGFEFEAAEASFELLIRKQLGQKTGLFDLIEYHTTHRHHPGHVRETTEATVKIQVNGNAEYTVDEGDGPVNALDKALRKALLPHFPAISQVRLEDYKVRIIDSGSGTAAKTRVLVVSSDGNRTWGTVGVSTNVIDASWQALVDSLEYYLFKRD encoded by the coding sequence ATGTCAGTTCCAGTTACCATCTATGACACCACCCTGCGTGACGGCACCCAGGGCACCGGGATCTCCTTCAGCACCCTCGATAAAATCCGCGTCGCTGAGAAGCTCGACGAATTCGGAGTCCATTACATTGAGGGCGGCTGGCCGGGCTCCAATCCTAAAGACGCCGCCTTTTTTCAGGAGGCCGCCAAGCGTACCTGGAAAAACGCCAAAATCACCGCTTTTGGCATGACCCGCCGTGGCAAGGCCAAGGTGGAAGATGACGCCCAGGTGCAGATGCTCCTGGATGCCGCCACCCCCGCTGTCACTATCGTCGGCAAGACCTGGCCCCTTCATGTCACCGAAGTCTTCCAGGTCAGCCTGGAGGAAAACCTGGCCATGATCGCCGATACCGTGGCCTACTTGAAAAAGAATGGCCGCGAAGTCCTCTACGATGCCGAACACTTCTTCGACAGCTTCCGCGAAGACCCCGAATACTCCCTCAAAACCGTCAAGGCCGCCAAAGACGCAGGTGCTGACCTCGTCGTCCTTTGCGAGACCAATGGCGGTGCCCTGCCTGAATGGGTGGAGGAAGTCACCCGCAAGGTCATCGCCCATCTCGGCTGCCCGGTCGGTATTCATACCCACAATGACGGCGGCGTCGGTGTCGCCAATGCCCTGGCCGCCGTGCGTGCCGGCGCCTGTCAGGTGCAGGGCACCATCAATGGCTACGGCGAGCGTGTGGGAAACTGCAACCTCATCACCGTCATGCCTAACCTACAGTTGAAAATGGGTTATGACCTCGGCCTGGACCTCACCCGTCTACGCGAGCTCGCCTTCTTTGTGGATGAGCTGGCCAACGTCCCCCATGACATCCGCGCCCCTTACGTCGGCCTCGCCGCCTTCACCCATAAAGGCGGCCTCCACGTCCACGCCGTCCAGAAACTGGCCCGCACCTATGAGCATGTGGACCCTTCTCTGGTGGGCAATGAGCGTGTCATCACCATCTCGGACATGTCTGGCCAGTCGAATGTCCTGATGAAGGCTGAGACCATGGGTGTCGCCCTCACCAAAGGCAGCCCCGAAGTCCAAAAAATCCTCTCAACCGTCAAGAGTCTGGAGAGCGACGGCTTCGAGTTCGAAGCGGCGGAGGCCAGCTTCGAGCTTCTCATCCGCAAGCAGCTCGGCCAGAAGACCGGGCTCTTTGACCTCATCGAGTATCACACCACCCACCGGCACCATCCCGGCCACGTGCGTGAGACCACTGAGGCCACCGTTAAAATCCAGGTCAACGGCAATGCCGAATACACCGTGGACGAAGGCGACGGCCCCGTGAATGCCCTGGACAAAGCCCTGCGCAAAGCCCTCCTGCCGCACTTTCCCGCCATCTCCCAGGTCCGCCTGGAAGACTACAAAGTGCGCATCATCGACAGCGGCAGCGGCACGGCTGCCAAGACCCGCGTGCTCGTCGTCAGCAGTGACGGCAACCGCACCTGGGGCACGGTCGGCGTCTCCACCAACGTCATTGATGCGAGCTGGCAGGCACTTGTGGACAGCCTGGAGTACTACCTCTTCAAGCGCGATTGA
- a CDS encoding cupin domain-containing protein encodes MPDSPARFVQIDDAARETNAWTNNEWLCRPDLVEAEKLLLVRANMAPMHCHPFHRHPHREEIIYVLYGRAEQWVGEECRILGAGEMAHIPAGVVHATYNPHQEPLVFLAILSPAKLPDDLAEVPDPQDVSSEEKWAGLRQERPECRMVEG; translated from the coding sequence ATGCCTGACTCCCCTGCCCGATTTGTCCAGATTGATGATGCCGCCCGTGAAACGAATGCATGGACGAATAATGAATGGCTTTGCCGGCCGGACCTGGTAGAGGCGGAAAAGCTGCTGCTGGTCCGCGCCAACATGGCCCCGATGCATTGCCATCCCTTTCACCGTCATCCGCACCGGGAGGAGATCATTTATGTGCTTTATGGCCGGGCGGAGCAGTGGGTGGGTGAAGAATGCCGGATCCTGGGCGCAGGTGAAATGGCACACATTCCCGCCGGGGTGGTGCATGCGACGTATAACCCCCACCAGGAGCCGCTGGTCTTTTTGGCCATCCTATCACCCGCGAAACTGCCGGATGATCTGGCGGAGGTGCCGGATCCGCAGGATGTCTCCAGCGAGGAGAAATGGGCGGGGCTGCGCCAGGAACGGCCTGAGTGCCGGATGGTTGAGGGATGA
- the thiE gene encoding thiamine phosphate synthase → MSSAFPDLQSARIYGIVDLGYCAPAQVEAMTAALCEGGVDLLQLRAKKLSLPEIEKLARLMHPITREHEVPLIINDHLEIAATIGSEGVHVGQDDDAVAKARAVVGPDVFVGKSTHSLAQAVAAQEEKADYIGFGPLYATGTKPDYVPIGLQDITAVHQQVQLPIFCIGGVNEERLPEILAAGARRVVVVSAFLLAADVQAYVRKIKSALP, encoded by the coding sequence ATGTCATCCGCCTTCCCTGACCTCCAGTCCGCCAGGATTTATGGCATCGTGGATCTTGGTTACTGCGCCCCCGCACAGGTAGAGGCGATGACCGCCGCCCTGTGTGAGGGCGGGGTGGATCTCCTGCAACTGCGCGCCAAAAAGCTGTCGCTGCCGGAGATCGAAAAACTGGCCCGCCTCATGCATCCCATCACCCGGGAGCATGAGGTGCCTTTGATCATCAATGACCACCTGGAAATCGCCGCCACCATCGGCAGCGAAGGCGTCCATGTCGGTCAGGATGACGATGCCGTGGCCAAGGCCCGCGCCGTCGTCGGTCCGGATGTATTCGTCGGCAAATCCACCCATAGCCTGGCCCAGGCCGTGGCTGCCCAGGAGGAAAAGGCTGACTACATCGGCTTCGGCCCTTTGTATGCCACTGGCACCAAGCCGGACTACGTGCCCATCGGCTTGCAGGACATCACCGCCGTTCATCAGCAGGTGCAGTTGCCCATCTTCTGTATCGGCGGGGTCAATGAAGAACGCCTGCCGGAGATCCTCGCCGCCGGTGCCCGCCGGGTGGTCGTCGTCTCCGCTTTTCTGCTGGCTGCAGATGTGCAGGCGTATGTACGAAAGATCAAATCCGCACTGCCCTGA
- the gyrA gene encoding DNA gyrase subunit A, which yields MHESNTRPISVADEVKNSFLDYSMSVIISRALPDVRDGLKPSQRRILYAMHELGLYPPKKQMKCAKICGDTSGNYHPHGEAVIYPTLVHMGQPWAMRETLIDPQGNFGSVEGDPPAAMRYTEARMTPLGGTLMSDMEKDTVDFVPNYDERLTEPTVFPASFPNLLVNGGTGIAVGMATNMPPHNLGEIVDGVCAQIDNPAITHSELAQFIKGPDFPTGCVIHGLDGIREYMETGHGSVRVRGQAEIVENNNREQIIITEIPYNVNRAELVKRIAELANEKIISDITSVRDESDENTRVVVDLKRDARPQVVLNNLYKFTALESSFSIHMLAIDGGRPRVLSIKDAIACYIEHRREVIIRRTRFLLRKAEQQAEKLEAYLLALGHLDDFIKIIRDSRNRDEARAGLKAYQFSVATAERLGILIRSQPSIQGDRYVFTDTQVDQILELRLYQLTGMERDKIKADYDELLATITDLMDILAKEQRVLDIIKDELRAIKAKHGTPRLTRIDAMGGGIETIDLIPNDANIVTLTHFGYVKRTLTNEYRLQARGGKGLKGMEAREAATKEDKNDFVETLFSANMHDFLLFFTNTGRVYVERVYQLPEAPRTGRGRSIKNVLNLRPEEKINSVLRLEAQGVEDDAMWSPDKFVLFATKDGTVKKTALEAFKNYRKDGIIAINIEEGNDLVDVVLTNGSSEICFATREGMCLRCVETDIRAMGRGAAGVRGIRLDEGDYLVALTAVEPDTQLLVVSEKGLGKRTPFEDYRLINRGGKGVKTINITEKTGKVVAAIAVHNDDELMLITSKGQNVRIRVGGDKGIRETGRVAQGVKLMDLKKDETIQDVATVIADEEEEAINEEGEAAVVEGTESAAENTDAPTGETATSETSDSAESEADTPES from the coding sequence ATGCACGAATCCAACACCCGTCCCATCTCCGTCGCTGACGAGGTCAAGAACTCCTTTCTTGATTACTCCATGTCAGTCATCATCTCCCGTGCGCTGCCGGATGTGCGGGATGGGCTGAAGCCTTCCCAGCGTCGCATTCTGTATGCGATGCATGAGCTGGGCCTTTATCCGCCAAAGAAGCAGATGAAGTGCGCGAAAATCTGCGGTGACACTTCGGGTAACTATCACCCGCACGGTGAGGCCGTCATTTACCCCACGCTCGTCCACATGGGCCAGCCCTGGGCCATGCGCGAAACGCTGATTGATCCCCAGGGGAACTTCGGCTCGGTGGAAGGTGACCCTCCGGCAGCCATGCGTTATACGGAAGCCCGCATGACGCCCCTCGGCGGCACTCTCATGTCCGACATGGAGAAGGACACCGTGGATTTCGTGCCCAACTACGATGAGCGCCTCACGGAGCCCACCGTCTTCCCGGCCTCTTTCCCAAACCTCCTCGTCAATGGCGGCACCGGCATCGCCGTCGGCATGGCCACCAACATGCCCCCGCATAACCTGGGTGAAATCGTGGACGGCGTCTGCGCCCAGATTGACAACCCAGCCATTACCCATAGCGAGCTTGCCCAGTTCATCAAAGGCCCCGACTTTCCTACGGGATGCGTCATTCATGGCCTGGACGGCATTCGCGAATACATGGAGACCGGCCACGGCAGCGTGCGTGTGCGCGGCCAGGCGGAAATCGTCGAAAACAACAACCGCGAGCAGATCATCATCACGGAAATTCCGTACAATGTGAACCGCGCGGAGCTGGTGAAACGCATCGCCGAGCTCGCCAATGAAAAGATCATCAGCGACATCACCTCCGTCCGTGATGAGTCCGATGAGAACACCCGCGTCGTGGTTGATCTCAAGCGCGATGCCCGCCCGCAGGTCGTCCTGAACAACCTGTATAAATTCACCGCGCTGGAGAGCAGCTTCAGCATCCACATGCTCGCCATCGATGGCGGCCGCCCGCGCGTGCTCAGCATCAAGGACGCCATCGCCTGTTACATCGAGCACCGCCGCGAGGTCATCATCCGCCGCACCCGTTTCCTGCTTCGTAAGGCCGAGCAGCAGGCTGAAAAACTCGAAGCCTACTTGCTCGCCCTCGGTCACCTGGATGACTTCATCAAAATCATCCGCGACAGCCGCAATCGTGACGAAGCCCGTGCCGGACTCAAGGCCTACCAGTTCAGCGTCGCCACCGCAGAGCGCCTCGGCATCCTCATCCGCAGCCAGCCCAGCATCCAGGGCGATCGTTACGTCTTCACTGATACCCAGGTGGACCAGATCCTAGAGCTGCGCCTCTACCAGCTCACCGGTATGGAGCGCGACAAGATCAAGGCGGACTACGATGAGCTCCTCGCCACCATCACTGACCTGATGGACATCCTGGCCAAGGAGCAGCGCGTGCTGGACATCATCAAGGACGAGCTGCGCGCCATCAAAGCCAAGCACGGCACCCCTCGCCTCACCCGCATTGATGCCATGGGTGGCGGCATCGAAACCATTGACCTCATCCCGAACGATGCCAACATCGTCACCCTCACCCACTTCGGATATGTGAAGCGCACGCTCACCAACGAATACCGCCTGCAGGCTCGCGGTGGGAAGGGGTTGAAAGGCATGGAGGCCCGCGAAGCCGCCACCAAGGAGGACAAAAACGACTTCGTGGAGACGCTCTTCAGCGCCAACATGCATGACTTCTTGTTATTCTTCACCAACACCGGCCGCGTCTATGTGGAGCGTGTTTATCAACTTCCGGAGGCCCCTCGCACCGGTCGTGGCCGCAGCATCAAAAACGTACTGAACCTTCGCCCTGAAGAGAAGATCAACAGCGTCCTCCGCCTTGAGGCCCAGGGTGTGGAAGACGACGCCATGTGGAGCCCGGACAAATTTGTTCTCTTCGCCACCAAGGACGGCACCGTCAAAAAGACCGCCCTGGAAGCCTTCAAAAACTACCGCAAGGACGGCATCATCGCCATCAACATCGAGGAAGGCAACGACCTCGTGGACGTCGTGCTCACCAATGGCAGCAGCGAGATCTGCTTCGCCACCCGCGAAGGCATGTGCCTGCGCTGTGTGGAGACGGACATCCGCGCCATGGGCCGTGGCGCCGCCGGCGTGCGTGGCATCCGCCTGGATGAAGGGGACTACCTCGTCGCCCTCACCGCTGTGGAGCCGGATACCCAGCTCCTCGTCGTCTCTGAGAAAGGCCTCGGCAAACGCACCCCGTTTGAAGACTACCGCCTCATCAATCGTGGTGGCAAAGGCGTGAAGACCATTAACATCACCGAGAAGACCGGCAAGGTCGTCGCTGCCATCGCCGTCCACAATGACGACGAGCTCATGCTCATCACCAGCAAGGGTCAAAATGTCCGCATCCGCGTTGGCGGTGACAAAGGCATCCGCGAAACCGGTCGTGTCGCCCAGGGTGTCAAGCTCATGGACCTCAAGAAAGACGAGACCATCCAAGATGTCGCCACGGTCATTGCCGATGAGGAAGAGGAAGCCATCAACGAAGAAGGCGAAGCCGCCGTTGTCGAAGGCACCGAATCTGCCGCAGAAAATACTGATGCCCCAACCGGGGAAACGGCCACTTCTGAGACCTCCGACTCCGCTGAATCCGAAGCCGACACCCCTGAGTCCTGA
- a CDS encoding outer membrane lipoprotein carrier protein LolA yields MSLSSVLRLILLLGLSSLTVQAQSPKPLPPVLMQWAAAQKDMPDMVVAFRQTRTTPALKEPLTTPGKFWRFKDGAFRWELGQPAATVLVRDNTEFRVREGADGNWQPLDEKDARYRMWSRFLSGQEASPEELQQHFLVDAIEQTPDVTAITLRPKAPFIRRHLRQLDLQISPKTFRLLQLRVLQGDGASLTMTFSDPQPVTASDKASLLAR; encoded by the coding sequence ATGTCCCTTTCTTCCGTCCTTCGCCTCATCCTGCTCCTGGGCCTGTCCTCACTGACCGTCCAGGCCCAGTCCCCCAAACCCCTGCCACCCGTCCTCATGCAGTGGGCAGCGGCCCAAAAGGACATGCCGGACATGGTCGTCGCCTTTCGGCAGACCCGTACCACGCCCGCGCTGAAAGAACCCCTCACCACCCCTGGCAAGTTCTGGCGTTTTAAAGATGGTGCCTTCCGCTGGGAGCTTGGCCAGCCTGCAGCCACCGTCCTGGTGCGTGACAATACCGAGTTTCGGGTACGCGAAGGAGCCGACGGCAACTGGCAGCCCCTGGATGAAAAAGATGCCCGCTATCGCATGTGGTCCCGTTTCCTCAGCGGCCAGGAAGCCTCACCTGAGGAGCTTCAGCAGCACTTCCTGGTGGATGCCATCGAGCAGACCCCCGACGTCACCGCCATCACCCTGAGGCCAAAGGCCCCCTTCATCCGCCGCCATCTCCGCCAGCTGGATCTGCAAATCTCCCCCAAAACCTTCCGCCTCCTCCAGCTTCGTGTCCTCCAGGGCGATGGTGCCAGCCTCACCATGACCTTCTCCGATCCCCAGCCCGTCACCGCCTCCGACAAAGCCAGCCTGCTCGCACGCTGA
- a CDS encoding GNAT family N-acetyltransferase → MLRLENVQGQEIEPHLDALGALRITVFRDFPYLYDGSLEYERDYLKAYVECPRSLVVLAFHGDAAVGATTCMPLADEAPAFKEAFIKAGLDLSKVCYFGESILLLQYRGRGMGKQFFKHRENHARSLGLTLAAFCAVDRAEDHPLRPLNYHPLDDFWSAQGYRKQPDMQATLSWKEVGEDAESPKKLTFWTKELG, encoded by the coding sequence ATGTTGCGTCTTGAAAATGTCCAGGGTCAGGAAATTGAACCTCATCTGGACGCCCTGGGGGCACTGCGAATCACTGTTTTCAGGGATTTCCCGTATCTGTATGATGGCAGCCTGGAGTACGAGCGGGATTATTTAAAAGCCTATGTGGAATGCCCGCGCAGCCTGGTGGTGCTGGCCTTCCACGGAGATGCTGCGGTTGGTGCCACAACTTGCATGCCGCTGGCAGATGAGGCTCCGGCTTTTAAGGAGGCATTCATCAAGGCTGGCCTAGACCTGTCCAAGGTGTGTTATTTTGGCGAATCCATCCTGCTGCTCCAATATCGCGGCCGGGGAATGGGAAAACAGTTTTTTAAACATCGTGAGAATCATGCGCGTTCATTAGGCCTGACACTGGCAGCATTTTGCGCGGTGGACCGGGCGGAGGATCATCCGCTACGACCGCTGAACTACCATCCGCTGGATGACTTCTGGTCAGCCCAGGGCTACCGGAAACAGCCTGACATGCAGGCCACTCTGAGCTGGAAGGAAGTGGGTGAAGATGCAGAGTCACCCAAAAAGCTGACTTTCTGGACGAAGGAACTGGGGTAG
- the mscL gene encoding large conductance mechanosensitive channel protein MscL, with amino-acid sequence MSIVNEFKEFVMRGSIIDLAVGVVIGGAFGKLVDGVVKGVIGPVVNMVKGEEGYPALVQGVWDLGNGILNFLLLAAVVFFIFVKPINKIRSLKAKAVEAAPPPPTPEDVILLKEIRDLLKAKA; translated from the coding sequence ATGAGTATCGTCAATGAGTTTAAAGAATTCGTCATGCGCGGCAGCATCATTGATCTGGCCGTCGGCGTGGTCATCGGCGGCGCCTTTGGCAAGCTGGTGGATGGCGTGGTCAAGGGCGTCATTGGCCCTGTGGTCAACATGGTCAAAGGGGAGGAGGGCTACCCTGCACTGGTCCAGGGCGTATGGGATCTGGGCAACGGCATCCTGAATTTCCTCCTGCTGGCCGCCGTGGTTTTTTTCATCTTTGTGAAGCCGATCAACAAGATTCGCTCCCTGAAGGCGAAAGCGGTGGAGGCCGCACCGCCACCGCCGACACCTGAGGATGTAATCCTGCTGAAGGAGATCCGCGACCTGCTGAAGGCGAAGGCTTGA
- a CDS encoding Bax inhibitor-1/YccA family protein has protein sequence MRTANPLLNDSTFAPASVPGEKQMTLQGTVNKTGLLLFMTFFTAIYTWNMVMSDPASAKMWVFGGAIAGFILAIITSFKPTWSPITGSMYALAEGLFLGGISAMYEQKFQGIALQAILLTGGTCLALLAAYSMRLIRATENFKLGIFAATGGIALVYLATIVLGFFGIQIPMIHESGLVGIGFSAFVVVIAALNLVLDFDFIENGCTHGAPKYMEWYAAFGLLVTLVWLYIEILRLLSKLARRD, from the coding sequence ATGCGCACCGCAAACCCACTGCTCAACGACTCTACTTTCGCCCCCGCCTCCGTCCCTGGGGAAAAGCAGATGACTCTGCAAGGCACCGTCAACAAGACCGGCCTGCTGCTGTTCATGACCTTCTTCACCGCCATTTATACTTGGAACATGGTCATGTCGGATCCGGCTTCTGCTAAAATGTGGGTCTTTGGGGGTGCCATCGCCGGCTTCATCCTGGCCATCATCACCAGCTTCAAACCCACCTGGTCCCCCATCACTGGCAGCATGTATGCGCTGGCAGAAGGTCTCTTTCTCGGCGGCATCTCCGCCATGTATGAACAGAAGTTTCAGGGCATCGCCCTCCAGGCCATCCTCCTTACCGGCGGAACCTGCCTCGCCCTGCTGGCTGCCTATTCCATGCGCCTCATCCGCGCCACGGAAAACTTCAAGCTCGGTATTTTCGCCGCCACCGGCGGCATCGCCTTGGTTTACCTTGCCACCATCGTTCTGGGCTTCTTCGGCATCCAGATTCCCATGATCCATGAGAGCGGCCTTGTCGGCATTGGCTTCAGCGCCTTTGTCGTCGTCATCGCCGCCCTGAACCTCGTGCTTGACTTCGATTTCATCGAAAACGGCTGCACCCACGGTGCCCCCAAATACATGGAATGGTACGCCGCTTTCGGCCTGCTCGTCACTCTCGTCTGGCTCTATATTGAGATCCTGCGCCTGCTCTCCAAGCTTGCCCGCCGGGATTGA
- a CDS encoding nitrilase-related carbon-nitrogen hydrolase has translation MNLELLTFDPGLVGDSPSAYADEVVRLVRESWTSGADMVLLPEFTWMGLEALVKKGEEDTSVYHTISKVFWEALLPQMRDRLTMPGKAVVLGSAPYADEDTHRVFNRVPILVEGRLSHQDKLHLTPWEKDFCPGGILYLWEFQGFRIAVVICLDIEIPEISARLRGDGVDLILCPSATETMLGVERVDRCASARAVELGCHVAVAHLTGEAKSDLIDKNIGRLAVYHPSQAAFRKEPRWTETEVWTEGVHKLRVALEKQPLVLMRRMQVETNPSHLGKEMAGQFTIHQVES, from the coding sequence ATGAATCTTGAACTGCTGACTTTTGATCCCGGCCTTGTGGGTGACAGCCCTTCAGCCTATGCGGATGAAGTGGTGAGGCTGGTGCGTGAATCGTGGACCAGCGGAGCCGACATGGTGCTGCTGCCAGAATTCACCTGGATGGGGCTGGAGGCCCTGGTAAAAAAAGGGGAGGAGGATACCAGCGTGTACCACACGATTTCCAAAGTCTTTTGGGAGGCCCTGCTGCCACAAATGCGTGACCGGCTGACCATGCCGGGCAAGGCGGTGGTCCTGGGCAGTGCGCCCTATGCGGATGAGGACACGCACCGTGTCTTTAACCGGGTGCCGATCCTGGTCGAAGGGCGGTTGAGCCACCAGGACAAGCTGCACCTAACACCGTGGGAAAAGGACTTTTGCCCAGGCGGTATCCTTTATCTGTGGGAGTTCCAGGGTTTCCGTATCGCCGTGGTCATCTGCCTGGACATCGAGATCCCGGAGATCTCCGCCCGGCTGAGAGGAGATGGCGTGGACCTGATCCTCTGCCCGAGCGCGACGGAAACGATGCTGGGAGTGGAACGGGTGGACCGCTGCGCCTCCGCCAGGGCGGTGGAACTGGGCTGCCATGTGGCCGTGGCGCACCTGACAGGAGAGGCCAAGTCTGACCTCATTGACAAAAACATAGGCCGTCTGGCCGTGTATCACCCTTCCCAGGCAGCCTTCCGTAAGGAACCGCGCTGGACGGAGACAGAGGTCTGGACCGAAGGCGTGCACAAACTGCGGGTGGCTCTGGAAAAACAGCCGCTGGTTTTGATGCGCAGGATGCAGGTGGAGACAAATCCGTCTCATCTTGGCAAAGAAATGGCTGGTCAATTCACCATTCATCAGGTGGAATCCTGA